Below is a genomic region from Dehalococcoidales bacterium.
TTACCCGAAAAATGGCACGGGCTTAGGGATGTTGAACTGCGTTACCGTCATCGTTATGTGGACTTAATAGTAAACCCGGAAGTAAAAGAGGTCTTTGAGGCCAGAAGCAAGATCATCAGAGCTTTCCGTACCTGCCTCGATCAAAAGGGGTTCCTGGAAGTCGAAACACCCATGATGCAGTTAATAGCGGGCGGTGCTGCGGCCAGGCCGTTTATTACCCACCATAACGCGTTGGACATAGATCTTTTTTTACGCATTGCCCCCGAACTTTTCCTGAAAAGGCTCCTGGTAGGCGGTTTTGAGAAGGTTTACGAAATCAACCGCAACTTCCGCAATGAAGGAATCTCCACAAAGCACAATCCCGAATTTACAATGCTCGAACTATACCAGGCCTACGCCGATTACAACGACATGATGGATCTTACGGAAAACCTGATTTCGTCCGTTTCGACGGATGTGCTCGGCACCACGGTTATATCATATCAGGGTACTGAAATCGACTTATCGCCCGGGTGGCCAAGGATACCCATGCTTGAGGCGGTAAAGATGCATTCCGGCCTCGATTTTAACAAAATAAAAAATGATGCAGAGGCGCGTGCCGCGGTAAAGCAGGCAGAAATCAATATTGACCTTGATACCGCTGATAACCGGGGAACTGTTTTAAACAAGGTGTTTGAAGAGATGGTTGAGCCAAGGCTTATCCAACCCACCTTTATCATGGATTACCCCGTGGAAATATCGCCCCTGGCCAAAAGAAAAGCCGGCGAACCTGATCTAACTTACCGTTTTGAGCTGTTTATTTATGGCCGGGAGATGGCCAATGCCTTTTCTGAACTGAATGATCCTGTTGATCAGAGAGGACGTTTTTTAAAACAGGCTGAAAAGAGAAAAGCGGGCGACGAAGAGGCTCACATGATGGATGAAGACTACATAAACGCGCTTGAATACGGGATGCCGCCTGCCGGCGGCCTGGGTATCGGGATAGACCGGTTGATCATGCTTTTAACCGATTCCCCTTCCATTCGTGATGTGATTCTTTTCCCGTTAATGAAACCACGTGATTAGTTATAAAAAAGGGCTTTGATGAAGAAATATATATTTAGTATGATTTTAGTGATTTAGTTAAGTGTTTTTATGCTTTTGATATAGATTTTTGTTTTTATGCAACAGATTTTACGACATATTATAAGTTATGGCGATTAATTATATAATATTGGATTCAGATTATAATTAATACTTCCCGGCATTAAAGAAATTATGGCCGGGATTTCTGTTTTTTGGTAAAGGCCAACTTGACAAGTATATTTCTTTATGGTAACATGTAAGCCCGAGGCAACCAGCCTCAATTTTTTCCCGCGAAAGAAGAGCCAAAAAAAAGCAGTTGACCGCGTGAGCGGCAAGTGGTAAGATAGCATTTGCGTCACGCTAAGAAGGCAGCGTGGACAAAAGCAAGACGGTCTTTGAAAACTGAACAGTGCGAAGATGGATGGAAAAAAGGACTCTC
It encodes:
- the lysS gene encoding lysine--tRNA ligase; this translates as MSDKKNEPVLEDGVLGREEDLNDLMLVRREKLAEMRSRGIEPYGGKFERTHSALDILQNFNDLENKPVTIAGRIMSKRGMGKASFAHIQDGTGKVQIYARLNNVGTEAYELFGKLDIGDIIGAHGNVFKTRMGEITVSVENFKVLSKSLRPLPEKWHGLRDVELRYRHRYVDLIVNPEVKEVFEARSKIIRAFRTCLDQKGFLEVETPMMQLIAGGAAARPFITHHNALDIDLFLRIAPELFLKRLLVGGFEKVYEINRNFRNEGISTKHNPEFTMLELYQAYADYNDMMDLTENLISSVSTDVLGTTVISYQGTEIDLSPGWPRIPMLEAVKMHSGLDFNKIKNDAEARAAVKQAEINIDLDTADNRGTVLNKVFEEMVEPRLIQPTFIMDYPVEISPLAKRKAGEPDLTYRFELFIYGREMANAFSELNDPVDQRGRFLKQAEKRKAGDEEAHMMDEDYINALEYGMPPAGGLGIGIDRLIMLLTDSPSIRDVILFPLMKPRD